A window of Bacteroidales bacterium genomic DNA:
TAAGCAACAGTTTCAAAAGGATAAACCATGTTGAAAACAGTGAAATAGCCAAGGTCGCCGCCATTACCTTTTTTTAACGAACTCATTTTTGAAGCAGGTACATCTTTAGCTGTATAATCATCGGAAACTTCTTTTGCAACAGTTGAAAAATCTTCTCCTTTTAAAATTCTTTCTCTGATTTGCATTATTTTATTGTAAGCGGCAAGCGTATCTTTGGGAAGAGCTTCGGAAATGCAGTTAATTAAAATATGACTTGCTCTTATTTTTTTCTTCATTCTATCATAAGCTTCATTAATAAGTTTATCGTTTGCTTCTTTATCAGCAAGATATGGCTGTGCCAATTGTTTGCGATAACCGTTAAGTTCGCTGACAAAACTTTTGGTGGTGTCATAACCAAGCTCTTCGGCTTCTTTTACTTTCAATCTAAAGTTTATGTACATTTCAAGATAATCAGAAATGCTTTCCTGTTTCAAGTCGCTACCTTTATTATTATTTTTCAGGTAAACCGCCATAAACTCCGATTTAGTAATGGGCTTTCCTGCGATTGTGAGAAGAACAGGGTCGTTATTTTTTTGCTGTGCAAAAACAATAACAAAAAAAACTGATGTAAATACAGATAAAAAAAATCTTTTACTATTTGCTTTCATAATATTTATATGTTTTTAAAAGAGATGTAAATTTATTTTAATTTTCTATTTTCCAAAAAAAAATTAACAAATATTAACTAACGTTATGTAAAATGTGAATTGATACTTAACATAGAAGTCAAAAATATATGTATTATTATTTATTCATAACGCAATGACTCGATGGGGTCTAAGTTAGATGCTTTTGCTGCAGGATAATAACCCGAAATCAAACCAACCCCAAAACACAAAACAATTCCCGAAAAAATCCATTTCCACGGAACAATAAAACTGCTTCCTATCAACAATGAAATCATATTTCCTATAAGTATTCCAAGTATTATTCCCAGCATACCTCCCATCTGGCAAATTACAATTGCTTCAACAAGAAATTGTCTTTTTATTGTACTTTTATTTGCACCTGTTGCTTTTCTAATTCCAATTTCACGGGTTCTCTCTGTAACCGATACAAGCATAATGTTCATCAATCCTATCGCAGCACCAAGTAAAGTTATAAATCCGATAATTGTTGCTGATATAGTAACACGCTTTATGTTATCTATTAACATTTCGGCGATATTATCACTTTTGGCAACTTCAAAATTGTCTACTTGATATATACTTAATTTTCTGATATTGCGAAACAAGCCCGTGGCTTCACTAATCGCAGGTTTAACTTGTTGCGGGTTATTTACTCGTACTGCAATAGTATACGATTGGTCGGGTTGAGGAAAATTCCGGCGTGCATTATTCAATGAAATGAAGCAAATTCGGTCGCCGCTAAAGCCGATGCTTGAACCTTTTTCTTTAATCACTCCGATTACTTTATACTTTCCGTTTCCAATTTCAATTACTTTATTTAAAGGATTTTCTTTTCCAAATAAAGTAGAAGCAATTTCGCTTCCTATAACTGTTACATTATTGCCTAATATATATTCCTGAGGACTTAAATTTCTGCCTTTTTCAATTTCATATCCCCGGTTATAAAAATTATTTTCAGTAGCACCTATTAAACCTACATTAGGATTTGTTTTTTTCGACTGATATTTAACGGTAGTTGCACCCGATGCAAGAACCGATACTGAAACACTTGCAGGAAATTCAAATGCTCCAATAAAATTCATTGCTTCGTGATAAGTTATTTTAAGAAATATTTTCGGTTTTCTGCCTCCATGTCCAACATGAATGTTCATATCACTTCCGCGAATAGTAAAAGAATTTGCTCCGAGACGTGAAAAATTACTGCTTATTGAAGATTTTATGGATTCTATTGCAGTGAGAATTCCTACAAGCGCCATAATACCAAAAGCAATGATAAGCACTGTCAAAATAGTTCTTAGCAAATGGCTTCTAACGGAATTTAATGCAATTCTGATATTCTCGAACAAATGAAAACTCATAAATTTGAAAGCTAATTGAAGCGGGAAATTAAGTTGTAAAATTAAAAAATATTTTATCCTTACAAACTTTAATTTCAAATTCACGTAAAACTATTTTTTGATTTCTTTTTGATATATTTTAATATTTAATGAAAAAAATAATTATTCTTCTATTATTTCTGATTTCTGCTAAATCTTATTCTCAGGAAGTTTATACTTCCATTAGCAATACAGCTATTTACGAATTTTTAGATGAACTTGCAAACGGCAAAATAATTTCATTAAACTCTGCAATAAAGCCATATTCCAGAATTTATATTGCAAAAAAACTTAAGGAAGCAGATGAAAAAGGATATGCGCTTAATAAACGCCAGAAAAAAGAACTTGCTTTCTATCTGAAAGATTATGGAAAAGAATTACCGGGTTTGCAAATGAACATTTTTTTAGGGAAGCATTTCATTAAAAAGTTTTCAAAAGATACTGCATACAAAAATGTAAAAACAGATTTATTTTATTATAAAGATTCTATTTTCACTTTAACTATAAATCCTGTTTTGGGATACAAATATTTTTTAAATGAAAACGGTGATAATTATCATCGCTGGAACGGTGCGGAAGGATATGCATACATTGGAAAACATCTTGGTGTATATTCAAGCTTGCGTGATAATTATGAGAGCGAACTTTTTGCAAAAACACAATATTTGATTCAGCAACAAGGTGGAATATTCAAGTTTGATGGAAAAGGCGGCGATTTCGAAGAAGAACGCGGCGGTATTATCTATTCGTGGAAATGGGGTTCAATAGGAATTTTAAAAGACCAATTTACATGGGGAAATAATTATAATGGAGCAAATATATTTTCGGACAAACCACCTTCTTTTCCTTTTATTAAACTTCATTTAAACCCTGTCAAATGGCTCGATTTTACGTATATTCATGGCTGGATTGTTTCTGATGTGACAGATAGTTTAAGAAGCTATAAATTTATGTATGGCACCAGAACAGTTATATATCCTAAGTTTCTTGCCGCAAACATACTTACAATTACTCCTGTTAAGTTTTTAAATATTTCTATTGGGAATTCTATAATATACAGTGATATTGGCGTTCATCCCGGATACCTCATTCCCGTTATGTTTTACAAAGCTGTTGACCACAGCTTAAATACTATGTCTAATAATACCGGACAAAATGCACAAATGTATTTCGACATAAGTTCAAGAAATATTAAAAATCTGCATTTATACACTTCGTTCTATGTTGATGAAATTTCTATCAGAAATATGTGGAATGACAGCTTACAGTCAAACTGGCTCAGCGGGAAATTAGGTTTCAGATTAAGTAGTTTTCCAATAAAAAATCTTTCATTTATTGCTGAATATACACGTTCAAATCCTTTTGCCTACAGGCATTTTATACCAACTACCACTTTCGAATCAAATAAATACAATCTCGGATATTATTTAAAAGATAATGCCGAAGAATATTATTTCTGCTTACGTTATAAACCAATAAGAGGATTAACAACCGATATTTCATATACCGATTCGAAAAAAGGACCCGAATATGTTTATACAGGAACAGCAAAAAATGGATTAGGATTGCCTTTTATGAAAAATGTTGAATGGCAAAGCAAAGCTGTATCCGTAAAAATAAGTTATGAATTGATAAATGATGTTTTTTTATCTTTTGAATATATAAACAACTTTATAACCGGCAATTATTTAAAATACAATCCCGAATTCTATTGGGGCAATACCAACACTTATGTAGTCGGAGCTAATATAGGGTTCTAAATTAGTTTTCGGTTTAATGTTTAAAGTTTAGGAATTTTTTGTTTGTGCTGATAAATAAAAAAATCGGCATTAGAATAGTTGTGCTTAGTTTGTTACTTTGCACTTTTTATGCAGTCATTATAAAAAAACTTAATTTTAGTTTGTGAATATCAAAGGAATACAATTCGATTCGGAGTTTCGTTTTAAAACTTCACGAAGCAGTGGCGCTGGAGGACAAAACGTAAATAAAGTTTCATCAAAAGTGGAACTTGATTTTGATATTATAAATTCTGCTTTGCTTACCGAAGAGCAAAAACAAATCATTCTGCAAAAACTCACGAATAGAATTTCAAAAGAAGGAATATTGCAGGTAATTTCTCAAACCGAGAGAAATCAATTAGGAAATAAAGAAATTGCTATAAAAAAGTTTTATGAGTTACTCAATAAATGTTTTATTGTACGTAAAAAACGAAAACCAACAAAACCTTCCAGAAGCTCAAAAGAAAGACGTTTAGAATCCAAGAAACGAAATGCGGAAATTAAAAAATTAAGAAAAAAAGATTGGTAGCTCCCTTTGCAATCGTAGTGTAAAAAAGTAATATAATTTATTACAATTTTGCTTTAACTTCAATTTCTTCGTATCCTTCAATAATATCGCCTGCTTTAATGTCGTTGAAATTGGCAATATTCAATCCACATTCATATCCCGAAAGCACTTCTTTGGCATCATCTTTAAAGCGTTTTAAAGAAGCAAGAACGCCGGTATGAACAACAATGCCATTGCGAATCAGACGGATTTTGGTATTCCTGTTAACTTTTCCATCAAGAACATAACAGCCTGCCACGTTACCTGTTTTAGTAATATTGAAAACTTCTCTTATTTCGATATTGCATGTAATTTTTTCCTGTATCTCCGGTGATAGCATACCTTCCATAGCAGCTCTCACTTCTTCAATTGCATCGTAAATAATTGAATAATTTCTAATATCAATTTGTTCCTGCTCGGCAAGTTTTCGCGCATTCAGCGAAGGGCGAACCTGAAAAGCAATAATAATTGCATCGGAAGCTGATGCCAACAATACATCAGATTCGGTAACCTGTCCAACGGATTTATGAATTACACTTACCTGTATTTTCGGAGTGGATAATTTCAGTAACGAATCTGAAATAGCTTCTATTGAGCCGTCAACATCACCTTTAACAATTATATTAAGTTCCTTGAAATCACCAATGGCAATTCTTCTTCCGATTTCATCAAGTGTAATGTGTTTCTGCGTTCTTATGCCTTGTTCTCTTTGCAATTGCTGCCGTTTATAAGCAATATTTTTCGTTTCTTTTTCATCTTCCATTACATTGAATTTATCACCTGCCTGCGGAGCACCGTCCAAGCCGAGAATAAGTACCGGAGTGGAAGGACCTGCTGTTTCAACTCTTTGATTTCTTTCATTGAACATCGCTTTAACTCTGCCAAAATGATAACCTGCTAAAACTATATCTCCGATTTTAAGTGTTCCTGATTCAACTAATATAGTTACAACATAACCTCTTCCTTTATCAAGTGTGGATTCGATAACCGTGCCAACAGCCATTTTCTTAGGATTAGCTTTTAAATCCAGCATTTCGGCTTCGAGAAGTACTTTCACAAGTAATGAATCAATGTTAATTCCTTTTTTTGCCGAAATTTCCTGAAATTGATATTTCCCTCCCCAATCCTCAACAAGAATGTTTACATTAGAAAGCTCTTGTTTTATTTTGTCAACATTTGCATTTGGTTTATCAATTTTATTTATCGCTATAACAATTGGTACACCGGCTGCCTGTGCATGATTAATGGCTTCAATTGTCTGAGGCATAACACTGTCATCGGCGGCAACAACCAAAATAACAACATCGGTAACTTTTGCACCTCTTGCACGCATTGCTGTGAAAGCTTCGTGACCGGGTGTATCAAGAAATGTTATTTTTTTCCCGTTCTCCAAACATACTTCATAAGCACCTATATGTTGAGTGATACCGCCTGCTTCACCTGCAATAACATTGGTTTTCCTTATATAATCTAATAATGATGTTTTGCCATGGTCAACATGTCCCATAACTGTTACAATTGGTGCTCTTGGCTTTAAATCTTCTTCTTTGTCTTCTTCAGTTT
This region includes:
- a CDS encoding peptidylprolyl isomerase, producing MKANSKRFFLSVFTSVFFVIVFAQQKNNDPVLLTIAGKPITKSEFMAVYLKNNNKGSDLKQESISDYLEMYINFRLKVKEAEELGYDTTKSFVSELNGYRKQLAQPYLADKEANDKLINEAYDRMKKKIRASHILINCISEALPKDTLAAYNKIMQIRERILKGEDFSTVAKEVSDDYTAKDVPASKMSSLKKGNGGDLGYFTVFNMVYPFETVA
- the infB gene encoding translation initiation factor IF-2, coding for MTEENIQVKRLGKVARELNIGMHTIVEFLIRKGHKVDNNPNAKIDEKTYEILLAEFQSEKSVKEKSKLISIGTARKETITIDDNKIEAPSVNNEIESKELLIKSTQQTSAKEDSKTETVTKSKEDTETKSKEKKEKPKEISKYEDKEIDEINLKIVGKIELKKEKRGTKEKEKKSDKKKKEEEPTIHENGQTAEVPIEVENKETITPTEIEIIPEIEEKVEDILYKTEIKKLEGPTILGKIELPVEKTEEQKKLAGSSPSHPFDPSKRKKRKRIKKEWKKHKEVDLAGTQEKREKHHKESTYNFKDKRKKQIVRVEPTAEEIQKQIKETLAKLSGTGKSKTSKYRRIKREEVSQKNIEEQEKQEIEKKIIKVTEFVTANELATMMNVPVTEIISNCMHLGMFVSINQRLDAETLTIVAEEFGYKVEFVSVEVQESIKTEEDKEEDLKPRAPIVTVMGHVDHGKTSLLDYIRKTNVIAGEAGGITQHIGAYEVCLENGKKITFLDTPGHEAFTAMRARGAKVTDVVILVVAADDSVMPQTIEAINHAQAAGVPIVIAINKIDKPNANVDKIKQELSNVNILVEDWGGKYQFQEISAKKGINIDSLLVKVLLEAEMLDLKANPKKMAVGTVIESTLDKGRGYVVTILVESGTLKIGDIVLAGYHFGRVKAMFNERNQRVETAGPSTPVLILGLDGAPQAGDKFNVMEDEKETKNIAYKRQQLQREQGIRTQKHITLDEIGRRIAIGDFKELNIIVKGDVDGSIEAISDSLLKLSTPKIQVSVIHKSVGQVTESDVLLASASDAIIIAFQVRPSLNARKLAEQEQIDIRNYSIIYDAIEEVRAAMEGMLSPEIQEKITCNIEIREVFNITKTGNVAGCYVLDGKVNRNTKIRLIRNGIVVHTGVLASLKRFKDDAKEVLSGYECGLNIANFNDIKAGDIIEGYEEIEVKAKL
- a CDS encoding ABC transporter permease codes for the protein MSFHLFENIRIALNSVRSHLLRTILTVLIIAFGIMALVGILTAIESIKSSISSNFSRLGANSFTIRGSDMNIHVGHGGRKPKIFLKITYHEAMNFIGAFEFPASVSVSVLASGATTVKYQSKKTNPNVGLIGATENNFYNRGYEIEKGRNLSPQEYILGNNVTVIGSEIASTLFGKENPLNKVIEIGNGKYKVIGVIKEKGSSIGFSGDRICFISLNNARRNFPQPDQSYTIAVRVNNPQQVKPAISEATGLFRNIRKLSIYQVDNFEVAKSDNIAEMLIDNIKRVTISATIIGFITLLGAAIGLMNIMLVSVTERTREIGIRKATGANKSTIKRQFLVEAIVICQMGGMLGIILGILIGNMISLLIGSSFIVPWKWIFSGIVLCFGVGLISGYYPAAKASNLDPIESLRYE
- the arfB gene encoding alternative ribosome rescue aminoacyl-tRNA hydrolase ArfB, producing MNIKGIQFDSEFRFKTSRSSGAGGQNVNKVSSKVELDFDIINSALLTEEQKQIILQKLTNRISKEGILQVISQTERNQLGNKEIAIKKFYELLNKCFIVRKKRKPTKPSRSSKERRLESKKRNAEIKKLRKKDW